The following DNA comes from Anopheles coustani chromosome 2, idAnoCousDA_361_x.2, whole genome shotgun sequence.
atgtacacattagttctctTGTACATGTGTTGAAtgcgtccatgtgaaattgtcaatGTATAGGTGGctttcctgtgcacattaGATTGTACCCAGGCCGGACCCGAGGTGAGTTtgacttgccaaataagaatttgattcacagacattgactaaccgcggatatatttatcgagtagatattgacgttcgtgaagtaaatttggaagaaaataaaactatgaaataaaatcgaggaaacaaacacgcaaatatagccaacaatttaaagctaattCAAAAAGGTTTAAGCAGGCACGCAGGACTGGGTAATATTGCTGGTGCACACactttcattcgaaagatttttcatgcaattgttctatttagcgtgaaattaccagtcaatTTATGCATCGACGTTGAGCAGGACATCGTAGATGAGCTGTTAAATTCGTTTTTCAGGTAGATTAatttagtagcaattaaaCATTGCAGAACTAAATAGACCATTCACGGTTCCTCTATTCCTCTAAACTATTCACAACACTTAACATCCTGACCAAATTCGACGTCGTGTGTCGTGTCGTTCTGGTTCTAGTAAACCACGTTATATGGTTTACCTAAGtaggtattactttttttgaaggtgcacaaccatctcATTTTCTTACGCGACGCCACTGCCTTAAgcctttatatttttttatattgatttTGCAATATACTATTGAAATACTTTTTGATCAGTGAGAGTGCATTAGAACACCTTAGCAATACACATATTTGAGTCATCAAACCATACCTACGTCATAGCAACTCAGATGAAAATTTCAAGGCGCCATGCTATCTTGCTCCTTCTTTAAAACCTTTCTTCAACTTCTAACACCACTCATTCAAGTTTTTGGAACAAACAAATACTTCATTGCTGACAACCGCAGCTGTATCTAAAATGTTGAACCCCTCTCGTTATCAACATACGGCTAATAAAGAATATATTGTTCGTCACTTCCATTCCCCATCAAATTTGTAAGCCGAAGTTTTCATATATAAAGAACGCAAAATTTACTGCTGACACTCACTACAACCATTCTTCGTTTCCTTATACCCGAAGCACGTAACCTCCGAAACCTACCGTTGTTCGGATCGTACACTCGGACTTAGGAAACATGCGACTAACTTTCATTATTACATTGCTGGGGGTTCTGGTGCCCCTGCAAGCCAATCCCCAGTTGGGAGGAGGTGGTCTCCTCGGCACTGGTATTGGAGGTTCTGGTGGCTTGCTCGGAACAGGTGTGCTAGGAACTGCAACTTCTACTGGAGTCCTTGGTACAGGCATTGGAGCTACCACTGGCTTGCTCGGAACAGGTGTGCTAGGAACTGCAACTTCTACTGGAGTCCTTGGTACAGGTATTGGAGCTACCACTGGCTTGCTCGGAACAGGTGTGCTAGGAACTGCAACTTCTACTGGAGTCCTTGGTACAGGCATTGGAGCTACCACTGGCTTGCTCGGAACAGGTGTGCTAGGAACTGCAACTTCTACTGGAGTCCTTGGTACAGGTATTGGAGCTACCACTGGCTTGCTCGGAACAGGTGTGCTAGGAACAGCAACTTCTACTGGAGTTCTTGGTACAGGTATTGGAGCTACCACTGGCTTGCTCGGAACAGGTGTGCTAGGAACAGCAACTTCTACTGGAGTCCTTGGTACAGGCATTGGAGCTACCACTGGCTTGCTCGGAACAGGTGTGCTAGGAACTGCAACTTCTACTGGAGTCCTTGGTACAGGTATTGGAGCTACCACTGGCTTGCTCGGAACAGGTGTGCTAGGAACTGCAACTTCTACTGGAGTTCTTGGTACAGGTATTGGAGCTACCACTGGCTTGCTCGGAACAGGTGTGCTAGGAACAGCAACTTCTACTGGAGTTCTTGGTACAGGTATTGGAGCTACCACTGGATTGCTCGGAACAGGCATCCTTGCCGGAGGTTCCGGAACGACCACTGTTGCTCCTACAACAACCACCGTTGCTCCTACAACGACCACAGTTGCTCCTACAACCACTACCGTTGCTCCTACAACAACAGTTGCTCCTACAACCACTACCGTTGCTCCTACAACGACCACAATAGCACCAACAACGACTACCGTTGCTCCAACAACTACTACAGTAgcaccaacaacaactacCGTTGCTCCTACAACAACAACTCTTGCTCTAACAACCGCTGTTGCTCCTACAACAATCACTGTAGCGCCGACAACTGCGGCTCCAACGACCGTTACTTCTGCACCCACAGGCACGGTGACGTTTAACATCAATGGAAGTGAGTAAATACAAAATAATcattttacaaacaattcAACGACCAAGAAAGACAGTTTGAGGGCTATCTTTGCATTCTTTTTAGGTATAATAACCGTCTCAGCTGCAGATCAAGCGACGATTAATGCCATTAATAGTGCTTTAGCTGTAACTACAACTACCGTTGCCATGACAACGACAACAACCGCTGCTCCTGCATCGTTATCAACTGTTTCATTCAACATTGGTGGATGTGAGTATAGGCACAGGTTGATACATATCTTGAACGGATGTATGGCATAATGGATGTTTACCACCCCACAGCAATTGTTACTGTAAATGCCGCCGATACTGCTACAATTGCAGCGATTATTCAAACCCTCAGTGGTACTTCTACTACAACCGTTGCTGCAACAACGACGACATCGACCACAACTACGACTACTGCAGTgccaacaacgacgacaactGTCGCGCCAACAACTTCGACCATTCCCTCCTCTGCTGCCGCAACGACGAAGACTACAACTGCTTCTCCTGTAACAACAACGGTTGCATCTGGTACTACGACCACGTATTCAATCATCATCAATATCAACGGACAATTCATTCTGATAACCGCTTCCAACCAAAGTATGTTGCAAATAATGCAGCAAGTTATGCAGCAAATATCGGCTTCGACGACCACAACTGCTGCACCAACCAATGCTCCAGTGATTGTAGTCCAGCCTCCAACTTCCGCTCCTGTCACAAATATCGGTAATAACCGGGGCGGTGGATGCAGAGCAAGAAACGGACACCACTCTGGTGAGCACCACAGGTTCGGAGGTGGTATCGGACTAGGGGTTGGTTTCCGAGGACCTCTTGGTGGTGGTTTTCAAGCAGGGCTGGGAGCTGGAATTGGACGCGGTGCGGGCATTGGAGCTGGTATTCGCGTACAAGGACCACTAGGTGGTAGTATTCAGGCTGGAATTGGAGCTGGTATAGGAGGTGCTCATCGCCTCATGGGTGGTGGAGTAGGTTTAGGTGCTGGATTGCGCGTGCAGGGCCCGCTAGGAGGTGGTATTCAGGCCGGCATTGGTGCTGGTGTTCTCGTTGGAGGTCACCGACACGGTTGACGTGTGTGATGTACAGCTGTGCAAAACGAATATATTACTTTGAACGCATCAATTAAGAAATCCATGCCAAATGTCAGCGATGTATTAAAGTTAACCAAGTTAAATGGATTTGTCATTCAAAgcctgtttttgttatttatgtgATTGGGTGTTGGTGGCAAAACTCCTTCGCGAGTGTTTTGATACTCCTTTCTGAGCAGAGGAAGACCTAGAGCGTTCCAACAACGGTTCCAACAAAGGAAGTGTATGATTTCTGCCATTAATTTATGTATAAATTCAAACTAGACTTCGAACCAgtatagtttttgtttcatctaCGTTCGACCAAAACTCCTTCAATTTCAATATGAGTAGTTAATGAACGACGTGCTTCTCAAAGAACCACAGTTTAATTGCTGTTTAGAAATATATTATCCTTCTATCACTATTCACACACTTCTCAAAAATAGAATGACATTATGACATCAAGAATATCACTATATACATCAAGCATATCGCTGATATTTtaacgaaagcaaaagaaaaagaaccgaAACTTACTACAAAAATAgtataaacataaataaagaaTGAATAATGAGTGGATGAAATCAAACAACCAAAGCaatgaaataatttgtaacaatttttatttacaaaatcaaattaatgaAACAGTACAATATTATTCCGCTTATtaataaacacaaaaataaatacgcgtttcagcaaaacaaaacagtctAGCCGtacaagaaaacataaaaaacaaaccctaaTTGCTTGAAACATGTTATTTTCTATCAGTATGAACTTATTGTAaggtttttttgtgaaaattagAGTTGTTTTATGTTCAAACTATTTGAACATTACATTCATTTTCTGTTATGCCGAATCAAGAGGATGCACAGGAAATATTTGTCAATACTCTTTATCAAAACGAATAATTGAACACAACATtacaaaactaaaaagtaaaaattaacACAAGAAATGAACAGTATAAACGATATTCCTTAAGTCACAACATTTGGTTTGTGCCACTGCTTTCCGATTATTGCTACCATCGGTTCTGAGATTTGATTATCTAAACGAAATCCTATTTTAGTCGGGATTAAACAATACACAACATTGtggaatgctttttttttcgaaaaacccGATTCGTAACATTACAACGTGTTTTAAactaaattttaatattaattttgattttattagaaATAAAGCTTGCCAGTATCATGATGGTACGAAGTGGTTATCATTAAAATTCGAATCATCAATGGAATATGGaacataaaatttacattgaacctatcttaaaaaaaatgcctttaatGGCAAATGGTATGCTACCCAAACCAACTCATACAtaatcgaaataaaatttattgcaaAGTTCCACTGATATCAGTCCGTCTAGTACCGATGGTAGCATAATGTTAAGCATAAAGTACAGCTTTACATCCGTTGCACAAAAAAGCATTATTAACAATGCAGGTATGGTTAAATGAATGTATATCTTCCGTCGTAGAGGTTACACTAATAAAATTAACACCGATAACAATTACCTTCAATACTAGACATACCAAGAGAAAATGTGCTATATTGAAGAATTCATCGTAGACACCACGGGACAAGCGCTAGTCAAATATTGGGTAATTGATCGAAATGTTACTAACTAATGAAGCGTAACTTTCCTGCAATGTTCGATGCGTGCTCCGACGCCTCTAATGAACACATGTTTTAATGTACATTTCCGTTTATATGTTATGCAACCAACTGTCTCCGATCCCCTTCAGAACGGTTGAGCAACTCGAACAAAATATACGATTAAATCTACATTTCGAAAATATTCCTATCTACGATATCGCAATGTATTGTGGCTATTCCCGCATCGTTTGTTTCTGTTACACAGATGTTTCCACCTCAATATGCAGAGACTGAAGTGTGTGCTTATGGCGAGCTTGGCTCTCTATTCCTGATTTCCCTTGTCAAACAAGAACACCCTTACCTACCTCTTTGCTAAATGTAACTTGCGGTAAGTGAAGCTTCCGTTTGGCGGTTTCGATGGAAAAATTGGAGCAAGCCGTCGACGACCGAGCCACTCCGTACGGAACGGCAGTCTTCAGGGAGGGTTCCTGTTCGTCCAAAAGTGATGGCATGATGGCAGCACAAGCATTTAGCGACGGATAGTTAATGGCGTTGTTGCTCCCAATAGTGGATGCGTTCGCTGGCCCCGtgatggaattacgaagaCAGTTGCTACGCGAGTGCTGGCCGCCTGTTTGTTGAGGCCGCCGAAAAATTTCCAGCAACAACGTGTTACCCTGCGATCTGATCAGATTCAGCACGTCCTGCTCAGGCATGGTGACGATGTTGTGCTTTTCGACAAACACCACATAGTCCCCGGGTAGGATGCCAGCCTTCTCAGCCGATAAACCCGACTCCACCTTTTCCACGCGTGGTGGATGAGTCCAAACGATAGAAAAGCCAAACCCTCTGTCACCGGACCGTGCTAGTCGCTTCGTAATCGTAAAAGGCGTGCGTCCCAATGAAGCACTAGCCGGTTTGGTGCTCGAGCAGACAGAATTGCGACGTGGAGTGGCCGGTACCGGAAGATTTCCGCAACCGCCCGATGGCGCTACCTCGGGGGACGGATCGAGCTCTAGGAAGCGCAGAAATAGATTCTCGTCTGCGTCACGTTGATGGAGCGCCTTCTTACTGAGGCTAAGAGGTTCACCGGTGCCGTTGGTATGGTCCGGTACTGTGCCCACAGCAACTCCTGTAGTCAAGGACATCGCACTGCTGGTAGTGTCTACCGTGCACACTATTTCATCCACGCAGGATTGAGAGTTCTCACACATGGTGTCTGGAAGCGGTGCGATAGGATTCGTCAAACAAGATTGCGGCTGCAGGTGGTATGCTCCATTGATATCCTGCTAATGCAGAtagcgaaaaacaacatcAGTAGCTATCTAGATCATGACCTTCGGCAATCAACAATGCTGCTCTAGCACTTACCTGCTTAGTCACATTCTGAACGGGAAATGATATACATCCTAAAAACTCGCTTCgtctgcaaataaaaaaattaaaacagtaTGTCACTATCGTTTCTCACTCGGTTCATTAACTAAATAAGCAAACAAtatgtttttgagaaaatttattaattttagaatCCACGTACTATTCCACGCTAAATTTACATACACCAAACGGTCAATTCGAGAAAAGATATGCTGTCAGAATGAatgtatttaaatgttttcactgAAAAGCTTTAAGATGATTCCTTCCAAAACAAtacattcaattttccactgggaaaaaataattgcacgaaaaaagtttggtaaTGTAAACAATGATACGAGTTTACGTATTATCACCGTAACAGAATTATGATCACCACGCAATTTATCACAACAAATCACACCAAACTCTGAACATTGAACTAAAGTTATACTTTGCAGTAATGGTTATTCATACACAACAATAGTGAACATAGATTACGAGAGTAAATTTGTGTACATACAAAGGAAATTGTTATTATCCACGTTCAGTAAGGAATGACTGCGAACTAGGATAACTTGAAACTGCAGCGTAAAAGTCGGTGAACTGGAGATAGATATGAACACGCaggagaaaacatatttctatAGGATTAAGAACATCTCAGAAAGTATCACAtgattgtgttgttgttttggatATAAGTGATAAATTGTACATATGATACGATGGAAAATTATGAGTACACACATATCCACAGAAAGGTTCCTTAGCACGAACAGAGAGCAATCACAACATCGATTAAATCACTCACTTGTCGACATTGTCTCTTGAGAAGGTGTTGTTACATTTAGTGTTTGCATCGGCTCCCCGAAATACCGAACCCTCATTGGGTTGATCGATCTGCAGCGGGATGAGCGAATCAGCGAATGTCACACTATGTCAAGATCTGCTCGCGGAACTCTCTTCATCGATTGTACCAACATTCTCCGGTCTACCATCGACTTCGT
Coding sequences within:
- the LOC131265527 gene encoding mucin-2-like, which codes for MRLTFIITLLGVLVPLQANPQLGGGGLLGTGIGGSGGLLGTGIGATTGLLGTGVLGTATSTGVLGTGIGATTGLLGTGVLGTATSTGVLGTGIGATTGLLGTGVLGTATSTGVLGTGIGATTGLLGTGVLGTATSTGVLGTGIGATTGLLGTGVLGTATSTGVLGTGIGATTGLLGTGVLGTATSTGVLGTGIGATTGLLGTGVLGTATSTGVLGTGIGATTGLLGTGVLGTATSTGVLGTGIGATTGLLGTGILAGGSGTTTVAPTTTTVAPTTTTVAPTTTTVAPTTTVAPTTTTVAPTTTTIAPTTTTVAPTTTTVAPTTTTVAPTTTTLALTTAVAPTTITVAPTTAAPTTVTSAPTGTVTFNINGSIITVSAADQATINAINSALAVTTTTVAMTTTTTAAPASLSTVSFNIGGSIVTVNAADTATIAAIIQTLSGTSTTTVAATTTTSTTTTTTAVPTTTTTVAPTTSTIPSSAAATTKTTTASPVTTTVASGTTTTYSIIININGQFILITASNQSMLQIMQQVMQQISASTTTTAAPTNAPVIVVQPPTSAPVTNIGNNRGGGCRARNGHHSGEHHRFGGGIGLGVGFRGPLGGGFQAGLGAGIGRGAGIGAGIRVQGPLGGSIQAGIGAGIGGAHRLMGGGVGLGAGLRVQGPLGGGIQAGIGAGVLVGGHRHG